Proteins found in one Nitratiruptor sp. SB155-2 genomic segment:
- a CDS encoding TolC family protein, with the protein MRRALLLMGVTSCFVLGASFQTFEQEALKQFPKLLQQKGNIAIAKENQAKLLRPFNPRLELLGSSYEDGSGFETTLQIPYRLPDYMKDLKKRAVSDVEVQKAYEFVLKARFRKNLELLYTRYVYQDMLLEPIHAQLAIYKRLLSIAKEKFSKGYGKRIDVLKLQTKLLTLQKSLLDVQNSVVKAKMKLQKYAGFSGNIEPNGFLYERFNFSGRINPAEFAWYEKSKKRFLHLAKEQSHVIKRVNFTINYEKEPNSGILRAGISIPLPINKPKQEVAIAKMKANNVALDLELLKKRYSVELQGLQKQAEMIQKSLDLLQKTKKKQKELLDLYIESYKIDQSTLLDILDAQKAYISIEKEIAKKLFLLNINQIQINYIKGRYNG; encoded by the coding sequence ATGAGAAGAGCACTTTTGCTCATGGGTGTAACGTCATGTTTTGTTCTAGGAGCGAGCTTTCAAACTTTTGAACAGGAAGCTTTGAAGCAATTCCCAAAACTTTTGCAACAAAAAGGAAATATCGCAATTGCGAAAGAGAACCAGGCAAAACTTTTGCGTCCCTTCAACCCACGATTAGAACTCCTAGGAAGCAGTTATGAAGATGGCAGTGGGTTTGAAACAACGTTGCAGATACCTTACAGGCTGCCAGACTATATGAAAGATCTCAAAAAAAGGGCTGTGAGTGATGTAGAAGTGCAAAAAGCGTACGAGTTCGTTTTGAAAGCCAGGTTTAGAAAAAATCTTGAGCTTCTCTATACGCGCTATGTCTACCAAGATATGCTTCTAGAACCTATCCATGCCCAGTTAGCTATTTATAAAAGACTTTTGTCAATTGCTAAAGAGAAATTTAGCAAAGGATATGGCAAAAGAATAGATGTGCTCAAACTGCAAACGAAACTGTTGACACTCCAAAAGAGTCTACTGGATGTGCAAAACAGTGTAGTCAAAGCGAAGATGAAATTGCAAAAATATGCCGGATTTTCGGGTAATATTGAGCCAAATGGATTTTTGTATGAGCGTTTCAATTTTTCAGGTCGGATCAATCCTGCAGAATTTGCATGGTATGAAAAGAGTAAGAAGCGCTTTTTACATTTAGCAAAAGAACAAAGCCATGTTATAAAAAGAGTGAATTTTACAATCAATTATGAAAAAGAACCAAACTCCGGGATCCTTCGTGCTGGAATATCCATTCCTCTTCCAATCAATAAACCCAAACAAGAGGTTGCAATCGCAAAAATGAAAGCCAACAACGTTGCTCTTGATTTAGAGCTTTTAAAAAAGCGTTACAGTGTAGAACTACAGGGGCTTCAAAAACAGGCCGAAATGATTCAGAAGAGTTTAGATCTGCTTCAAAAAACCAAAAAGAAGCAAAAAGAGCTTTTAGATCTTTATATTGAAAGCTACAAAATTGATCAAAGTACACTCCTTGATATTTTGGATGCCCAAAAAGCGTATATTTCTATCGAAAAAGAGATCGCAAAAAAACTCTTCTTGCTCAACATCAACCAAATCCAGATAAATTACATAAAAGGACGATACAATGGCTAA
- a CDS encoding FixH family protein — MKKLAILALGAILLFASGFQKHVKYRGFKIDIISTKPLSVGANSFLFHINKKNIKDLKVKFFMPAMPGMPYMESWAKIEKNDQGYQANVKLPMAGTWQVHIFITTNSGKKYRIKTSVNI, encoded by the coding sequence ATGAAAAAACTTGCAATATTAGCACTCGGTGCAATACTTCTTTTTGCATCCGGCTTTCAAAAACATGTCAAATACAGAGGTTTCAAGATCGACATAATCTCTACCAAACCTTTGAGTGTAGGAGCAAATTCCTTTTTGTTTCATATCAACAAAAAAAATATAAAAGACCTCAAAGTCAAATTTTTTATGCCAGCGATGCCCGGTATGCCATATATGGAAAGCTGGGCTAAAATTGAAAAAAATGATCAAGGTTACCAAGCCAATGTAAAGTTACCTATGGCAGGAACCTGGCAGGTACATATTTTTATCACGACAAACAGTGGTAAAAAATATCGCATCAAAACTTCGGTAAATATCTGA
- a CDS encoding SO_0444 family Cu/Zn efflux transporter, producing MAFVQALWELTNAMAIYILFGLLIAGILHELVPEEFIKKHLGKDNIASVIKATLFGIPIPVCSCGVIPLAQALQKSGASKGSVLSFLISTPITGIDSILATFGMFGWVFTIYRIFTSFLIAIAAGIFVNLFDTQNTTQNAPKFRMQTQNKTKPTTFTVQQEESCGCSDCGCSETTKKSFSLKRALNYGFVTLLGDIAKPLFWGLIIGAAISVAIPGNLANILAQHAWLSYLLAVLIAVPMYVCATASLPIAAALMLNGVSAGAAFVFLSAGPATNTVTIGVVKKMLGTKSVIVYLATIAVGSILFGIGLDFIFSGVDVRTIVHIQKEASIFAIASSVILWGFILYFLAKEKLVKKSCCTT from the coding sequence ATGGCATTTGTACAAGCACTCTGGGAACTCACCAACGCCATGGCTATCTATATTCTTTTCGGTCTATTGATAGCAGGCATATTACATGAATTAGTCCCTGAAGAGTTCATCAAAAAACATCTTGGTAAAGACAATATCGCTTCTGTCATAAAAGCGACGCTGTTTGGTATTCCAATTCCCGTTTGTTCCTGTGGTGTCATACCTTTGGCACAGGCACTGCAAAAAAGTGGTGCGAGTAAAGGAAGTGTTCTGAGTTTTCTCATATCTACTCCCATTACGGGAATTGACTCGATTCTTGCTACTTTTGGAATGTTTGGATGGGTTTTTACCATCTACCGAATCTTTACATCATTTTTGATTGCCATAGCTGCTGGTATTTTTGTCAATCTTTTCGACACCCAAAACACCACACAAAACGCCCCGAAGTTCAGGATGCAGACCCAAAACAAAACGAAACCCACAACTTTTACAGTGCAGCAAGAAGAGAGTTGTGGATGCAGCGATTGTGGATGCAGTGAAACGACAAAAAAGAGTTTTTCTCTTAAACGTGCATTGAATTATGGATTTGTAACCTTGCTTGGAGATATCGCTAAACCACTCTTTTGGGGTCTTATCATCGGAGCAGCTATCAGTGTAGCGATACCGGGAAATCTGGCAAACATCCTAGCACAACATGCTTGGCTTTCTTATCTTTTAGCTGTTCTTATCGCGGTACCTATGTATGTTTGTGCCACTGCATCACTGCCAATTGCAGCAGCTCTGATGCTCAATGGTGTAAGCGCGGGAGCTGCGTTTGTTTTTTTGAGTGCGGGCCCTGCTACCAATACCGTTACCATAGGTGTAGTCAAAAAAATGCTTGGAACAAAATCCGTCATCGTCTACCTTGCAACTATTGCCGTAGGTTCCATTCTTTTTGGGATAGGACTCGATTTCATTTTTAGTGGGGTGGATGTAAGAACCATAGTCCATATCCAAAAAGAGGCTTCGATTTTTGCGATCGCATCCTCCGTTATCTTGTGGGGTTTCATTCTCTATTTTTTGGCAAAAGAGAAACTTGTTAAAAAGAGCTGCTGCACCACATAA
- a CDS encoding ArsR/SmtB family transcription factor — protein sequence MDRLEKLATIAKALSDINRLKVVAFIDRNKEVCVCEVSDTLGFSQPLTSKYLKQLKEAGILRSKKMGKWSIFSLADNQIIQPFIEELREIELPQIKKCSRC from the coding sequence ATGGATCGTTTAGAAAAGTTAGCAACCATAGCAAAAGCTTTAAGCGATATAAATAGATTGAAAGTTGTTGCGTTTATCGATCGCAATAAAGAGGTGTGTGTATGTGAAGTGAGTGATACCCTCGGATTTTCACAACCGCTCACTTCGAAATATCTCAAGCAACTCAAAGAAGCAGGTATTTTACGGAGTAAAAAAATGGGCAAATGGAGTATTTTCTCTTTGGCTGACAATCAAATTATCCAGCCTTTTATTGAAGAGCTTAGAGAAATTGAACTTCCACAAATAAAAAAGTGTTCAAGATGCTAA
- a CDS encoding efflux RND transporter periplasmic adaptor subunit, protein MRILLTFLVPFLLCADRLSIEQLFNVKTTKVAKKDLFVQKTYPAIVKLDKSEIVDIAPRFSGYVEKLYAKEPMQHIKRGDILALIYSPEVYNAKEEYKNSLKFGLDKRMTTASYLKLKLLGLPKDELKNPTKTLTITKIVAPIDGFLLKKDVYPGSFFQKGKTIFRIASNEHFWVEAQIPGKDIDFYKKCDFISAYVRNEKVKITSHKLLPIIDADSALAIVRLFVKSKDVLAGEYAKVTIREHKKSILVVPKTAVIRKNGKWYAFKVGEYEGEYEPVAVQIKPLDNRYYQLISGLKEGETIADSAMFLLDSDAQINGLYND, encoded by the coding sequence ATGAGAATATTACTTACATTTCTTGTGCCTTTTTTGTTGTGTGCAGATAGACTTAGCATAGAGCAGCTTTTCAACGTAAAAACGACAAAAGTTGCAAAAAAAGATCTTTTTGTGCAAAAAACATACCCCGCCATAGTGAAACTTGATAAAAGTGAAATCGTTGACATTGCCCCAAGATTTTCTGGATATGTAGAAAAACTGTATGCGAAAGAGCCAATGCAACATATCAAAAGAGGTGATATTTTAGCCCTTATCTATAGCCCTGAAGTCTATAACGCAAAAGAGGAGTACAAAAACTCGTTAAAATTTGGTCTTGACAAGAGAATGACAACAGCTTCTTATCTAAAACTAAAACTTTTGGGGCTTCCAAAAGATGAACTCAAAAATCCTACAAAAACTTTAACTATTACAAAAATAGTAGCGCCTATTGATGGATTTTTGCTCAAAAAAGATGTTTACCCGGGAAGTTTCTTTCAAAAAGGAAAAACTATTTTTCGCATCGCATCAAACGAACATTTTTGGGTAGAAGCACAAATTCCTGGCAAAGATATCGACTTTTATAAAAAGTGTGATTTTATATCTGCATATGTGCGAAATGAAAAGGTCAAAATAACTAGCCATAAACTTCTGCCCATCATAGATGCAGACAGTGCCCTTGCAATAGTACGTCTTTTTGTAAAGTCCAAAGATGTTCTTGCAGGAGAATATGCCAAAGTTACTATAAGAGAGCATAAAAAATCGATTCTCGTTGTACCGAAAACGGCCGTTATTCGCAAAAATGGGAAATGGTACGCCTTTAAGGTTGGAGAATATGAGGGGGAATATGAACCGGTTGCAGTTCAAATTAAACCTTTAGATAACAGATACTATCAACTCATCTCTGGGCTTAAAGAAGGTGAAACGATTGCCGATAGCGCAATGTTCTTGCTCGATAGCGATGCCCAAATCAATGGACTCTACAATGATTGA
- a CDS encoding efflux RND transporter permease subunit, whose amino-acid sequence MIEKIIELSAKNRFLIFLFALVFAGASYWAIKKTPLDAIPDLTPPQVIIQIKFPGQSPKIIEDQVTYPLTSSFLAISDIDTVRGFSTYENALIYIIFKDGTDLYDARTRVLEELSKVAPTLPKNAEVSLGPDASGVGWVYEYALISSTKDLAQLRTYQDYTLKYALLGIDGVSEVASVGGFIPNYQVTIDNHKLIEHGLSVKDIVKTLELNNNDVGGGITIQNGYEWMIQARGYIKSLQEIEELPVKTKRKIPLKIKDIARVEWTALPRRGLADLNGQGEVVGGIVIAKYGADVYATIKKVKDKLQKLQTKDIKIIPTYDRSRLIEDAVSTLKDTLIEESIIVLVVIGFFLFHFRSTLIVLIVLPLTIGLTFLLMKIFGIGSNIMSLGGIAIAIGAMVDASIVMIENAHKKLDSIKNKKALTPSKRVSLIIESCQQVGRPIFFALALVVVSFLPIFAMQGQEGKLFTPLAFTKTFAMSVGAILAITIVPALMIWFIKDVPDEKKNPINRFFIWLYHPFIVIGLKLRYIFIPLAIALLLFSYQLYKKLKWEFMPPLNEGVLMYMPVTPYGISIDQAKMLTQMTDKVIASFDEVKSVFGKAGRADTATDPAPLSMIETIITLKNEKIDMKKLLQDLDEAVQVPGLVNSWTYPIRGRIDMLLSGIRTPLGIKLYGDDIKTLQSLAKKIETKLAALNQTESVFADRSDTGYYIDIDTDPKKLALYGLKRSDVLDFVSYAIGGKRVTVKLKNIERYPISIRLEEEQRNSLEAIKELRIKTKYGYIPLKDIAYVHYEQSASVLKSEKAKPVTYIYITPMQGVSASEYKKVAQNALQSLTLPKGYFYEWAGSSEYLQSAMNTFKWIVPSVLLIILILIYFALGEIVPTLFVFLSLPFAFLGGLLYIDHLGFNMSVAVVVGFLALLGIAAETAIVMIIYLKESVEKYEKLDKKLLVEAIYEGAVQRVRPKLMTVFAILAGLLPIMYTNKTGSEVMQRIAAPMIGGVATSAVLSLIIIPLLYMIYIQISKKIR is encoded by the coding sequence ATGATTGAAAAAATTATAGAATTGAGCGCAAAAAATAGATTCTTGATTTTTCTGTTTGCCCTAGTTTTTGCAGGAGCATCCTATTGGGCTATAAAGAAAACGCCTCTTGATGCGATACCAGATCTCACCCCACCACAGGTTATTATTCAAATCAAATTTCCTGGACAAAGTCCAAAAATCATAGAGGATCAAGTCACCTACCCCCTTACAAGCTCTTTTTTGGCAATATCTGATATCGATACGGTCCGGGGCTTCTCAACGTACGAAAATGCACTCATTTATATCATCTTTAAAGATGGAACCGATCTTTATGATGCAAGAACGAGGGTGTTAGAGGAACTGAGCAAAGTTGCACCAACTCTTCCAAAAAATGCAGAGGTAAGCCTTGGACCAGATGCAAGCGGTGTTGGATGGGTGTATGAATATGCACTAATCAGCAGTACAAAAGATTTGGCCCAGCTTCGTACATACCAAGACTACACTCTTAAATATGCACTTTTGGGTATTGATGGTGTAAGTGAAGTTGCAAGCGTTGGCGGATTTATTCCAAATTATCAAGTGACAATCGATAATCACAAACTCATAGAACATGGTCTTTCAGTCAAAGATATAGTGAAAACGCTAGAACTCAACAACAACGATGTTGGCGGTGGTATAACGATACAAAATGGGTATGAATGGATGATTCAAGCACGTGGCTACATCAAATCCCTTCAAGAAATTGAAGAGCTGCCCGTTAAAACGAAAAGAAAGATTCCGCTGAAAATCAAAGATATAGCAAGAGTCGAATGGACTGCCCTGCCAAGACGTGGTCTAGCAGATCTCAATGGTCAAGGAGAAGTTGTTGGAGGGATTGTTATTGCAAAATATGGTGCAGATGTCTATGCAACAATCAAAAAAGTAAAAGACAAACTACAAAAACTCCAAACCAAAGATATCAAAATTATTCCTACATACGATCGAAGTAGACTCATAGAAGATGCTGTAAGTACACTCAAAGATACACTCATTGAAGAGAGCATCATAGTTCTTGTCGTGATAGGTTTTTTTCTTTTCCACTTTAGAAGCACGTTGATCGTATTGATCGTTCTACCACTGACTATCGGTCTGACATTTTTACTTATGAAAATTTTTGGTATAGGCTCCAATATCATGAGCCTTGGGGGTATCGCTATCGCCATTGGGGCTATGGTAGATGCGAGTATTGTCATGATAGAGAATGCCCACAAAAAACTGGACAGTATCAAAAATAAAAAAGCATTGACGCCAAGCAAGAGAGTTTCGCTCATCATTGAATCATGTCAACAGGTCGGTCGTCCAATCTTTTTCGCCCTAGCCCTTGTCGTCGTCTCCTTCTTGCCAATCTTTGCTATGCAAGGGCAAGAGGGAAAGCTTTTTACGCCACTTGCCTTTACAAAAACCTTTGCGATGAGTGTGGGAGCCATCTTGGCTATTACGATAGTACCGGCTCTCATGATCTGGTTTATTAAAGATGTTCCAGATGAAAAGAAAAATCCAATTAATAGGTTCTTTATCTGGCTTTATCATCCATTTATCGTCATTGGATTGAAACTTCGCTACATTTTTATCCCCCTTGCCATTGCCTTGCTTCTTTTTTCCTATCAGCTTTACAAAAAGCTCAAATGGGAGTTTATGCCACCACTCAATGAGGGTGTTTTGATGTATATGCCAGTCACTCCCTATGGCATAAGCATCGATCAAGCAAAGATGCTGACACAAATGACAGACAAAGTGATAGCTAGTTTTGATGAAGTCAAGAGTGTCTTTGGAAAAGCGGGACGTGCCGATACTGCAACCGATCCGGCTCCACTTTCCATGATAGAAACAATCATAACACTAAAGAATGAAAAAATAGATATGAAAAAGTTGTTGCAAGATTTGGATGAGGCGGTGCAAGTTCCAGGGCTAGTCAACTCTTGGACATACCCAATTCGGGGCCGAATCGATATGCTTTTAAGTGGTATCAGAACACCCCTTGGCATCAAGCTCTATGGCGATGATATAAAAACACTGCAATCATTAGCCAAAAAAATTGAAACAAAACTTGCCGCGCTAAATCAAACGGAATCGGTTTTTGCCGATAGAAGTGATACAGGATACTATATCGATATCGATACAGATCCCAAAAAACTTGCTTTATATGGATTAAAACGATCGGATGTGTTGGATTTTGTAAGCTATGCAATAGGTGGAAAAAGAGTTACAGTGAAACTAAAAAACATTGAGCGCTATCCCATTTCGATTCGATTGGAAGAGGAGCAAAGAAACAGTCTTGAAGCGATCAAAGAGCTTCGTATCAAAACAAAATATGGCTATATTCCTCTAAAAGACATAGCCTATGTCCATTACGAACAAAGCGCTTCGGTTCTCAAAAGTGAAAAAGCAAAACCGGTCACCTACATCTATATCACTCCAATGCAAGGAGTGAGTGCATCAGAGTATAAAAAAGTTGCACAAAACGCCTTGCAAAGTCTAACCCTTCCAAAAGGATATTTCTATGAATGGGCCGGCAGTAGTGAATATCTACAGAGTGCCATGAATACTTTCAAGTGGATCGTTCCATCGGTGCTTCTCATTATTTTGATACTCATCTATTTTGCTCTTGGTGAAATTGTACCAACGCTCTTTGTCTTCTTATCTTTACCTTTTGCTTTTTTGGGAGGGCTTCTTTATATCGATCATTTGGGTTTTAATATGAGTGTTGCAGTGGTCGTCGGATTTTTGGCACTGCTCGGAATTGCGGCTGAAACGGCAATCGTTATGATTATTTATCTTAAAGAGAGTGTAGAAAAATATGAGAAACTGGATAAAAAACTACTCGTTGAAGCGATATATGAAGGTGCTGTTCAAAGAGTTCGTCCTAAACTGATGACCGTTTTTGCAATTTTAGCTGGTCTGCTTCCCATTATGTACACCAACAAAACAGGAAGTGAAGTGATGCAAAGAATTGCGGCACCAATGATCGGTGGAGTTGCTACTTCTGCCGTTTTGAGTCTAATAATTATTCCTCTTTTGTATATGATCTACATCCAAATTTCCAAAAAAATCCGCTAA
- a CDS encoding efflux RND transporter periplasmic adaptor subunit: MAKLILFLITAISLFANAKVQYMELGKLYSTSAQVVTLKNLTQNIVTQIPGHIEEYFVKEGDSVKKGQEIARIKSFVLSEMTSRYLTLKNEVAILKKRYENAKALYKKGIMSYNDLAKLKTTLKDRMNDLASLGLQLKILGITNVTKPMEYYTITSHANGTVQKILVSVHTNVKSTTPLVEILSQSRYYLVAFLSVEDALGLKDIRAIFHLGPYSFKASFIKILPRVDEETAQAKLLFELPKTNKELLIGAFGDIQIESAPYKKVLAVKKSALTMLNGDWVVFLPSKEEVEPHVVKLIDFVGEFAVIEGLKPNQEYIDSDIYLYKSRLLKESIGDED, translated from the coding sequence ATGGCTAAACTTATACTATTTCTCATCACAGCAATCTCACTCTTTGCCAATGCAAAAGTGCAGTATATGGAGCTTGGAAAACTCTACAGCACAAGTGCCCAGGTTGTGACTCTCAAGAATCTTACGCAAAATATCGTTACACAAATTCCTGGACACATCGAAGAGTATTTTGTCAAAGAGGGTGACAGTGTCAAAAAAGGGCAAGAAATAGCACGTATCAAATCTTTTGTTTTGAGCGAAATGACATCACGCTATTTGACTCTAAAAAATGAAGTGGCGATTTTGAAAAAACGATACGAGAATGCAAAGGCTCTTTATAAAAAAGGGATCATGAGTTATAATGATCTAGCGAAACTCAAAACAACACTCAAAGACAGAATGAATGATCTTGCATCACTAGGGCTCCAACTTAAAATACTTGGTATCACTAATGTTACAAAACCGATGGAGTACTATACGATTACTTCTCATGCCAATGGGACAGTGCAAAAGATTTTGGTTTCTGTTCATACCAATGTCAAAAGTACAACGCCATTAGTAGAGATTCTCAGTCAGTCTCGCTACTATCTTGTAGCATTCTTGAGCGTTGAGGATGCACTTGGGCTTAAAGACATCCGGGCGATTTTTCATCTCGGTCCCTACAGTTTCAAAGCGAGTTTTATAAAAATATTACCAAGAGTGGATGAAGAGACGGCACAAGCAAAACTTCTGTTTGAACTTCCAAAAACGAATAAAGAGCTTCTCATAGGAGCATTTGGCGATATTCAGATAGAGTCAGCTCCATATAAAAAAGTGCTTGCAGTCAAAAAGAGCGCTTTGACTATGTTAAATGGTGATTGGGTCGTTTTCCTTCCATCCAAAGAGGAGGTTGAACCCCATGTCGTGAAGCTCATCGATTTTGTAGGGGAGTTTGCAGTAATTGAGGGATTAAAGCCAAATCAGGAGTATATCGATAGTGATATCTATCTATACAAATCAAGGCTTTTGAAAGAAAGCATCGGCGATGAGGATTAA
- a CDS encoding c-type cytochrome, producing MKQIIAAFMFIGGILYASNGEEVYQKHCAKCHNLSMRSTEMATMKAPPFLEVAHRVKMHYPQKEDFIRFVVEYIQNPSREKGLCMPMAFQRFGTMPPIGKNMSDEEKKAVAEYLYNLSKNRRMCPANGGK from the coding sequence ATGAAACAGATTATAGCAGCATTCATGTTCATTGGTGGAATACTGTATGCCTCGAATGGAGAAGAAGTCTATCAAAAACATTGTGCCAAGTGCCATAATCTCTCTATGAGATCAACAGAGATGGCTACGATGAAAGCACCGCCATTTCTCGAGGTTGCACATAGAGTAAAGATGCATTACCCACAAAAAGAAGATTTTATCCGTTTTGTCGTAGAGTACATTCAAAATCCATCACGTGAGAAAGGTTTATGTATGCCAATGGCGTTTCAAAGATTTGGCACAATGCCGCCAATCGGAAAAAATATGAGTGATGAAGAGAAAAAAGCGGTCGCCGAGTACCTCTACAATCTCAGTAAAAACAGAAGAATGTGCCCTGCAAATGGAGGTAAATAA
- a CDS encoding TolC family protein, which yields MKHLFIIAVLLSALLQARDIDMIVKKALQKNDSLHAIEMLLRKMDIEYKKAKNWENPTLKFAVNDLRLDAPFLRDLEPMQTQQIAITQKIPTFGKKEFDAKLIKQKKQVIFKDLEVARNRLAFEIFKNALMYQKAVQKQKIVDGYIDLVKQSIDLYSKMLVVDSSYHLALMQSKIFLSDLKTTREELAFSQKEALHKLSYLASQKITHIDPIRDIAIHKKTFPQIEKLQEKKHYRQLLSKRYLLDEKSDINLNVGYFQRANFDDYISIGISISLPLYGTEKLRSQEAKIEAMSIESKKRDVQNYVQEEEKSLFERLRTVQTQIALLQHRSLKEVDHSLDLVRSRISSGDMLYKYLDTLKSKFAIELKLVDFKIEKLLTKAKINYINGAYK from the coding sequence ATGAAACATCTTTTCATAATAGCAGTGCTACTCAGTGCACTGCTACAAGCCCGGGATATCGATATGATTGTCAAAAAGGCTTTACAAAAAAACGATTCTTTACATGCCATTGAGATGCTTTTAAGGAAAATGGATATTGAGTACAAAAAAGCGAAAAACTGGGAGAATCCAACATTAAAATTTGCAGTAAACGATCTTCGTTTGGATGCACCTTTTTTACGAGATCTTGAACCTATGCAAACCCAACAGATTGCCATTACACAAAAAATTCCTACATTTGGGAAAAAAGAGTTCGATGCAAAACTCATCAAACAAAAAAAGCAAGTCATTTTTAAAGATCTTGAAGTTGCAAGGAATAGACTTGCATTTGAAATTTTTAAAAATGCACTCATGTATCAAAAAGCAGTTCAAAAGCAAAAAATAGTGGATGGTTACATTGATCTCGTTAAGCAAAGCATTGACCTATACAGCAAAATGCTGGTTGTGGATAGCAGCTATCATTTGGCTTTGATGCAGAGTAAAATATTTTTATCAGATCTGAAAACCACACGAGAAGAACTCGCTTTTTCACAAAAAGAAGCTTTACACAAACTCTCATATCTTGCTTCACAAAAAATTACACATATCGATCCAATTAGAGATATCGCTATACATAAAAAAACTTTCCCACAGATTGAAAAACTCCAGGAAAAGAAACATTATCGACAACTGCTTTCAAAAAGGTATCTATTAGATGAAAAAAGTGATATAAACCTCAATGTAGGCTACTTTCAAAGAGCAAACTTTGATGATTATATCTCCATCGGTATCTCCATCTCTTTGCCGCTATACGGAACGGAAAAACTGCGATCCCAAGAAGCCAAAATAGAGGCGATGTCGATCGAATCCAAAAAACGGGATGTACAAAATTATGTTCAGGAAGAGGAAAAATCACTTTTTGAAAGGCTAAGAACAGTTCAAACGCAAATTGCACTCTTACAACATAGATCTCTCAAAGAGGTCGACCACTCTTTGGATCTCGTTCGATCTCGAATAAGCTCGGGAGATATGCTTTACAAATATCTTGATACGCTCAAAAGCAAATTCGCGATCGAACTTAAACTTGTTGATTTTAAAATCGAAAAACTTCTAACGAAAGCAAAAATCAATTATATAAATGGAGCCTATAAATGA